The Zalophus californianus isolate mZalCal1 chromosome 8, mZalCal1.pri.v2, whole genome shotgun sequence genome has a segment encoding these proteins:
- the LOC113938464 gene encoding translation initiation factor IF-2-like, producing the protein MLIRAVSDTPSSRQLCADQSLKPRRPRGSRPQPLVRGAPGRAGAALAVPHGTTSSRDSVRAAPARVSPRCQPASNHRGTWRRSVAPARRSAGGTPSTGCGEGFCRGRARPAAPARNRSAAPAGTLRPAARRSRWPLASPQSGAGAGERGTGATLAGTALSLLRRALPDTGAPAPLGSSRLGGGGRRAAPLRSPAAAARTSPAARRSCRRRRRRSRRPAGPRAESRPTAGGGRHRRAFAVPVRPARTTRHPEAAPAAPLRPASQLRRAVGAPGQPTSTLARPGSTSDPDGPEGQGVHAPAPLRAFEERDSARLEPQPSRQARLFKKTVLGNLLASGGRSAHQLESPQGSRGGLIAQPRTMCPKSRELFPQGGKMNVNCVPAETEATRAYTRENFTLQLEEIKANVREGYPMSNYQRRWRCYVGTTQNLHHILGRWV; encoded by the exons ATGCTCATCAGGGCTGTCAGCGATACTCCGAGCTCCCGTCAGCTCTGTGCAGACCAGAGCCTCAAACCG AGGCGGCCGCGGGGATCGCGCCCCCAACCCCTGGTccgaggggcacctggccggGCCGGCGCTGCCCTGGCCGTCCCACATGGCACGACGTCGAGTCGCGACTCGGTCCGCGCCGCCCCCGCCCGGGTCTCCCCGCGCTGCCAACCCGCTTCGAACCACCGCGGTACCTGGCGCAGGAGCGTGGCCCCGGCTCGGCGAAGCGCAGGAGGGACACCGTCCACTGGGTGCGGGGAAGGCTTCTGCCGTGGACGCGCGCGCCCGGCGGCCCCCGCCCGAAACCGCTCGGCCGCCCCCGCCGGAACGCTGAGGCCCGCGGCGCGACGCAGCAGGTGGCCGTTGGCCTCGCCACAgtccggggccggggccggggagCGGGGCACGGGCGCGACCCTCGCGGGGACGGCCCTCAGCCTGCTTCGGCGCGCGCTCCCAGATACTGGCGCGCCGGCTCCGCTCGGCTCCTCTCGGCTCGGCGGGGGCGGACGCCGCGCCGCTCCGCTCCGCTCGCCTGCGGCCGCGGCGCGCACCTCCCCCGCGGCTCGCCGctcctgccgccgccgccgccgccgcagtcGCCGCCCTGCCGGCCCGCGGGCCGAGTCGCGGCCGACAGCTGGTGGGGGAAGACACCGACGGGCCTTCGCTGTCCCCGTGCGCCCGGCCAGGACCACTCGCCACCCTGAAGCTGCTCCCGCCGCCCCGCTTCGGCCGGCCAGCCAGCTCAGACGCGCTGTCGGGGCTCCTGGGCAGCCCACCTCTACCTTGGCGAGGCCGGGGTCCACCAGCGACCCCGACGGGCCTGAAGGACAAGGCGTCCACGCCCCGGCGCCCCTGCGCGCCTTCGAGGAGAGAGATTCGGCCCGACTCGAACCTCAACCTTCCAG acagGCTCGTCTATTTAAGAAGACCGTCTTAGGAAACTTACTGGCCTCGGGTGGTCGCTCAGCTCATCAACTGGAGAGCCCGCAGGGAAGCCGTGGTGGGCTGATTGCACAGCCCAGGACCATGTGCCCCAAGAGCAGGGAGCTTTTCCCGCAAGGAGGGAAGATGAACGTGAACTGTGTCCCTGCAGAGACAGAGGCCACCAGAGCTTACACGCGAGAAAATTTCACGCTCCAGCTAGAAGAGATTAAAGCTAATGTCAGGGAGGGTTACCCGATGTCCAATTATCAGCGACGTTGGCGGTGTTATGTGGGGACCACCCAGAATCTGCACCACATCCTAGGACGGTGGGTCTGA